A region from the Nostoc sp. HK-01 genome encodes:
- a CDS encoding polyamine ABC transporter, permease protein, producing MSSSINHTDEIPNIEKLHRPTFNFLQPLVLLAPAGIWLLLLLVLPALIIFQLSLVPNIRPGDLVNPSSLENYIRIFDPLYLHVILRSLWLALGTTIICLILGFPVAYWLAQIAPKKWRNLLLLAFVLPLWTSSLLRSYAWITILRRTGLLNSILSNLGLPTLDLLNRIPAVFIGMSYSLLPYMVLILYASLEKLDKRLLEAAADLGANPVETFWKVTVPQVSPGITAGSILVFITGLGDFIDPELLGGSSSMTAARLVYNQFLGVTQNWGFGSALSMSLILAVSVAIAFLIKFGEPTPSR from the coding sequence ATGTCTTCTTCAATTAATCATACCGATGAGATTCCCAACATTGAAAAATTACATCGGCCTACATTTAACTTTCTACAACCCTTAGTCTTACTAGCCCCGGCAGGTATTTGGTTACTATTATTACTAGTACTACCAGCATTGATAATTTTTCAGCTAAGTTTAGTTCCCAATATTAGACCTGGAGATTTAGTCAATCCCAGTAGCTTAGAGAATTATATACGGATATTTGACCCGCTTTATTTGCATGTTATTTTGCGATCGCTCTGGTTAGCCTTGGGTACAACTATAATTTGTTTAATCTTAGGTTTTCCGGTTGCTTATTGGTTAGCACAAATCGCCCCAAAAAAATGGCGTAATTTACTACTATTGGCTTTTGTTTTACCTTTATGGACTTCTTCTTTACTCCGTTCTTACGCTTGGATTACAATTCTGCGTCGAACTGGTTTATTAAATAGTATTCTGAGTAATTTAGGCTTACCAACTTTAGACTTACTTAACCGCATTCCTGCTGTATTCATTGGTATGAGTTACAGCTTATTGCCCTACATGGTTTTAATTTTATATGCTTCTCTAGAAAAATTAGACAAACGCTTACTAGAAGCTGCTGCTGATTTAGGTGCAAATCCTGTCGAGACTTTTTGGAAAGTAACCGTACCCCAAGTTTCACCAGGAATCACGGCTGGTTCAATCCTCGTTTTTATTACAGGTTTAGGAGATTTTATTGACCCAGAACTCTTGGGTGGATCTTCGAGTATGACAGCGGCGCGGTTAGTTTACAACCAATTCCTGGGAGTTACTCAAAATTGGGGTTTTGGTTCCGCATTGAGTATGTCATTAATTTTAGCGGTGAGTGTAGCGATCGCCTTTTTAATTAAATTTGGTGAACCAACACCAAGCCGATAA
- a CDS encoding polyamine ABC transporter, polyamine-binding protein, producing MTRRNFLQKIAAFSSLSLTGCGWKLANVRAATKSTHSDKLYLYTWTQYSDKKLLQTFSSQTGLQVLVDPYDSNEVMLAKLLAGGGGAYSVIYPSDYMVQKMVEKNLLIELNHNRLIGLDNLFPQFKNPSYDPNNRYSLPFNWGTTGLIYNSEVLQTAPEDWDYLWQNQSILNKRMTLLNDVREVMGAVLRMLGYSYNSKEEEELKQAYNKLQQLKPAIASFDTDAWQNQILAGDLLLAMCYSADAIRVIKENPKFKYVIPRSGSSLWTDTIVIPNSAPNIDGAYAWINFVLQPEVAAMISQNLNISTPNGAGFEQLPKKLQDNKNLFPEAALLEKCERITPLGDFEEVYERYWTQLTSG from the coding sequence ATGACAAGAAGAAACTTTTTACAAAAAATAGCAGCATTTTCTAGCTTATCTTTAACTGGTTGTGGTTGGAAATTAGCTAATGTCCGTGCGGCTACAAAATCTACTCATAGCGACAAATTATATCTTTATACATGGACACAATATTCCGACAAAAAATTACTCCAAACTTTTAGCAGCCAAACAGGGCTGCAAGTGCTTGTAGATCCTTATGATTCTAATGAAGTGATGTTAGCCAAACTATTAGCTGGAGGTGGTGGTGCTTACAGTGTAATTTACCCTTCTGACTATATGGTACAGAAGATGGTAGAGAAAAATTTATTAATCGAATTAAATCATAATCGCTTAATTGGTTTAGATAATTTATTTCCGCAATTTAAAAATCCTAGTTATGACCCAAATAATCGTTATAGTTTACCATTCAATTGGGGAACTACAGGGTTAATTTACAATTCTGAAGTTCTGCAAACAGCACCAGAAGATTGGGATTATCTCTGGCAAAATCAGTCCATACTCAACAAGCGGATGACCTTACTCAATGATGTACGGGAGGTGATGGGTGCAGTATTAAGAATGTTAGGTTATTCTTACAACTCTAAAGAGGAAGAGGAACTGAAACAAGCATATAACAAATTACAGCAATTAAAACCTGCGATCGCCTCCTTTGATACTGATGCTTGGCAAAACCAAATTCTGGCGGGAGATTTGCTATTAGCGATGTGTTACTCAGCCGATGCTATTCGGGTGATTAAAGAAAATCCTAAATTTAAATATGTGATTCCTCGCAGTGGTTCTTCCTTATGGACTGATACAATTGTCATACCCAACAGCGCCCCAAATATTGATGGTGCTTATGCTTGGATTAACTTTGTTTTGCAACCTGAAGTTGCAGCGATGATTAGTCAAAATTTGAATATTTCTACTCCTAATGGTGCTGGATTTGAACAATTACCCAAAAAACTTCAAGATAATAAAAATTTATTTCCTGAAGCCGCCCTTTTAGAAAAGTGTGAACGGATTACTCCTCTGGGTGACTTTGAGGAAGTTTATGAGCGCTACTGGACTCAATTAACTAGCGGTTAA
- a CDS encoding S23 ribosomal protein translates to MSSKYFKELRVYKLSEKLSDEIWQVVNEWDMFAKNTMGTQMVRSADSIGANIAEGVGRGSYQDNKRFVRMARGSLNETQHWLRRAYCRNLLTVEQVETLKRMINELAPQLNAYLKSIGNIPEN, encoded by the coding sequence ATGTCTAGCAAGTATTTTAAAGAATTACGGGTTTATAAATTATCAGAAAAATTATCTGATGAAATTTGGCAAGTAGTTAATGAATGGGATATGTTTGCCAAAAATACAATGGGTACACAAATGGTACGTTCAGCAGATAGTATTGGGGCAAATATAGCAGAGGGAGTTGGCAGAGGTAGTTATCAAGATAATAAACGCTTTGTCAGAATGGCAAGAGGCTCGCTGAATGAAACTCAACATTGGCTAAGAAGAGCATATTGCCGTAATTTATTAACAGTTGAACAAGTAGAAACACTCAAACGTATGATTAACGAACTAGCACCACAATTAAACGCTTACCTCAAATCAATCGGCAATATACCTGAAAATTAA
- a CDS encoding spermidine/putrescine ABC transporter ATPase subunit, translated as MAQSVVQNQRGITSFQPLDVELRNVFKFFKQEPAVHGIDLDVRKGEFFSILGPSGCGKTTTLRLIAGFESADAGKVLIQGQSMTNVPPYRRPVNTVFQSYALFNHLNVWDNIAFGLHLKKIRKSEIESRVTEALKLVKMESLRSRFPNQLSGGQQQRVALARALVNHPTVVLLDEPLGALDLKLRKEMQVELSNLHKKLGLTFILVTHDQEEALSLSDRIAVMNQGKIEQIGTPSEIYERPQTAFVADFIGDTNLFSGEIAAVEADCIQVVTKTGLKIIVTRYEDTPIELSQSVVVSVRPEKIQLSLYPPNLPSNSFEGRLVNVMYLGTHVTYVVELTNGINISVLQPNTFGNLPDRDTPIYVLWAESDCLAISQ; from the coding sequence ATGGCTCAATCTGTTGTGCAGAATCAGAGGGGGATTACGTCGTTTCAGCCACTCGATGTGGAACTACGTAACGTGTTTAAGTTTTTCAAGCAAGAACCAGCCGTACATGGAATAGATTTAGATGTCCGCAAAGGAGAATTTTTTAGTATTTTAGGCCCCTCCGGTTGTGGTAAGACCACAACATTACGTTTAATTGCGGGATTTGAATCAGCGGATGCAGGTAAAGTACTGATTCAAGGTCAGTCTATGACTAATGTTCCGCCTTATCGCCGCCCAGTCAATACTGTATTTCAAAGTTACGCGCTGTTCAATCACTTGAATGTCTGGGATAACATCGCCTTTGGACTGCACTTAAAAAAAATTCGCAAATCAGAAATCGAAAGTCGAGTTACAGAAGCCTTAAAACTCGTCAAAATGGAAAGTTTGCGATCGCGCTTTCCCAATCAACTTTCTGGTGGTCAACAGCAGAGGGTAGCATTAGCTAGGGCTTTAGTTAATCATCCGACTGTTGTGCTGTTAGATGAACCTTTAGGCGCTTTAGATTTAAAGCTGCGTAAAGAAATGCAAGTTGAATTATCAAACCTGCATAAAAAGTTAGGCTTAACCTTTATTTTAGTTACTCACGACCAAGAAGAAGCATTGTCTTTGAGCGATCGCATTGCGGTGATGAATCAAGGCAAAATTGAGCAAATCGGTACTCCCAGCGAAATTTACGAACGTCCCCAAACAGCTTTTGTGGCTGATTTTATTGGTGATACTAATTTATTTAGTGGTGAAATTGCTGCTGTCGAAGCTGATTGTATCCAAGTTGTCACCAAAACCGGACTGAAAATCATAGTTACCCGCTATGAAGACACACCAATAGAATTGTCTCAATCAGTAGTGGTAAGTGTGCGCCCAGAAAAAATCCAACTATCACTATATCCGCCTAATTTACCCAGTAATTCCTTTGAAGGCAGACTAGTTAACGTTATGTATTTGGGAACCCATGTTACTTATGTGGTGGAATTAACTAATGGGATAAATATCAGCGTTTTGCAACCTAATACCTTTGGTAATTTGCCAGACAGAGACACACCAATTTACGTTTTATGGGCAGAAAGTGATTGTTTGGCTATTAGTCAATAG
- a CDS encoding peptidoglycan glycosyltransferase encodes MALFPSSLPNSRKDTRTVGRGIQSIFLIGFTLLTLAGIEARLAYLQIVEGSQLRKRAESNRVRTILKQPERGNIFDRNGKLLATTRYPHSVYLWPLAHTKPSWSVVGPRLSQILGIPQEEMEHKLDAAGANSASLIRIARDVSEAQITALKEYENELKDVEINTDAVRYYPHGQELAHVLGYTRELTPDQLKDKQKEGYRLGDVIGQMGIEKAYEKTLRGEWGGQQVEVDGAGRPIRILGEKQAKSGKDLHLTIDWELQKAADKALGKYQGAIVALDPRNGAVLAMVSHPGFDPNIFSKQKLSQKDWESVQGKDHPLVNRALSAFPPASTFKIVTTTAGLESGKFSPGTVLQTYGSLTVGGVTFGEWNHAGFGPLGFPRAIAMSSDTFFYQVGKGVGGPTLIAWAQKYGFGQKTGIEFPSEESRGLVPDENWKQKAWKIPWTVGDTINMSIGQGALQVTPLQSAIMFSVPANGGYRVKPHLLKDNEEAKSWRESLDMNQSTINVLRDGLRKVITEGTGKRLNLLTIAPSSGKSGTAEAGVGRPNHTWFGAYAPSDRPEITVVAFGENSGDHGGTVCGPMVLQVLEAYFQHKYPGKYQKPESANSQNANGVNGD; translated from the coding sequence ATGGCTTTATTTCCATCATCTTTACCGAATAGCAGAAAAGATACACGGACTGTTGGACGTGGTATACAGTCAATCTTCTTGATTGGATTCACTTTATTGACGCTGGCGGGGATTGAAGCACGGTTAGCATATTTACAAATCGTGGAAGGATCTCAACTGCGGAAACGTGCCGAATCTAACCGTGTCCGCACCATCCTGAAACAACCAGAACGAGGTAATATTTTTGACCGCAATGGTAAGCTGTTAGCCACTACCCGATATCCCCATTCTGTATACTTATGGCCGCTGGCACATACTAAGCCATCTTGGTCGGTGGTGGGGCCAAGATTATCCCAAATTCTGGGTATCCCACAAGAAGAAATGGAACATAAGCTAGATGCAGCTGGTGCTAACTCTGCTTCCCTGATTCGGATTGCGCGTGATGTCAGCGAAGCCCAAATTACAGCTTTAAAAGAGTATGAAAATGAACTAAAAGATGTAGAAATTAACACCGATGCGGTGCGCTACTATCCACATGGTCAAGAATTAGCTCATGTACTAGGTTATACAAGAGAACTGACACCTGATCAGTTGAAAGATAAGCAAAAAGAAGGCTACCGTCTGGGTGATGTCATTGGTCAGATGGGCATAGAAAAGGCCTATGAGAAGACTTTACGCGGCGAATGGGGTGGTCAGCAGGTGGAAGTGGATGGTGCAGGTCGCCCAATCCGTATTTTGGGAGAAAAACAAGCCAAATCAGGTAAAGATTTACATTTAACGATAGATTGGGAACTACAAAAAGCAGCAGACAAAGCTTTAGGTAAGTATCAAGGTGCAATTGTCGCCCTTGATCCCAGAAATGGCGCAGTTTTAGCGATGGTATCTCATCCTGGGTTTGACCCAAATATTTTTTCTAAGCAAAAACTCTCGCAAAAAGATTGGGAAAGTGTACAAGGTAAAGACCATCCTTTAGTAAACCGGGCTTTAAGTGCTTTTCCTCCCGCAAGTACTTTCAAAATTGTCACCACAACTGCTGGCTTGGAATCGGGTAAGTTTTCCCCTGGAACAGTGCTGCAAACCTATGGTTCCTTGACTGTTGGTGGTGTGACTTTTGGGGAATGGAATCACGCAGGGTTTGGGCCTTTGGGATTTCCTAGGGCGATCGCTATGAGTAGTGATACATTCTTTTATCAAGTTGGTAAAGGTGTTGGTGGCCCGACTTTAATTGCATGGGCGCAGAAGTACGGTTTCGGTCAAAAAACTGGAATTGAGTTCCCCAGTGAAGAATCTAGGGGTTTGGTTCCCGATGAAAATTGGAAACAAAAAGCTTGGAAAATTCCTTGGACTGTGGGCGACACAATTAATATGTCCATTGGTCAAGGCGCTTTGCAAGTGACACCACTACAATCAGCAATTATGTTTTCTGTTCCCGCCAATGGTGGGTATCGTGTGAAGCCTCATTTGTTGAAAGACAACGAAGAAGCAAAAAGCTGGCGCGAATCTTTAGATATGAACCAGTCAACTATTAACGTTCTGCGGGATGGACTACGGAAGGTAATTACTGAAGGTACAGGGAAACGCTTAAATCTGCTAACCATCGCCCCATCATCCGGTAAGAGTGGTACAGCCGAAGCCGGTGTGGGTCGGCCTAATCATACTTGGTTTGGTGCTTATGCCCCAAGCGATCGCCCAGAAATTACCGTTGTCGCCTTTGGCGAAAATTCCGGGGATCATGGTGGTACAGTCTGCGGGCCAATGGTTTTACAAGTATTGGAAGCGTATTTTCAGCATAAATACCCCGGTAAGTACCAAAAACCAGAATCAGCAAATTCTCAAAACGCTAATGGTGTTAACGGTGATTAA
- a CDS encoding TetR family transcriptional regulator — protein MPNSFTSQLETVLPAITQKQEQILQGAIRVFLREGYARTSMDRVSAEAGVAKQTIYSHFRDKEGLFKALMERLTLTCFQSIFSNTELHGEPESLLRQVGETYLTKVAENPDYLALLRLIITEAQNFPELAKLYNQTVVQRGRLLLSQYFASHPELGITDPEAIAHIFMGSLVSYVIIQEMLYGKELMDLSRDRLLDSLMNLVMSQSR, from the coding sequence ATGCCTAACTCCTTTACTTCTCAACTGGAAACTGTGTTACCAGCGATTACGCAAAAACAAGAGCAAATCTTGCAAGGAGCGATTCGAGTATTTTTGCGAGAAGGTTACGCCAGAACCAGTATGGATAGAGTAAGTGCAGAAGCTGGAGTTGCTAAACAAACGATTTACAGTCACTTTCGAGATAAAGAAGGACTATTTAAAGCGTTGATGGAGCGATTAACGCTCACTTGTTTTCAAAGTATTTTTTCTAACACAGAACTGCACGGCGAACCTGAAAGTTTATTGCGTCAGGTTGGGGAAACTTACTTAACTAAAGTTGCTGAAAATCCTGATTATTTGGCACTGTTGCGCTTGATTATTACGGAGGCACAAAACTTTCCTGAACTCGCCAAACTTTATAACCAAACAGTTGTACAACGCGGTCGGTTGTTGCTGAGTCAGTATTTTGCATCCCATCCTGAATTAGGTATTACCGATCCAGAAGCGATCGCCCATATTTTCATGGGTTCCCTAGTTTCTTACGTAATTATACAGGAAATGCTGTACGGCAAAGAACTCATGGACTTATCGCGCGATCGCTTGTTAGATAGTTTGATGAATTTGGTAATGAGCCAATCAAGGTAA
- a CDS encoding HlyD family secretion protein produces MTQTTPIPPESLTNVPVSKQQRRKKPIPLLVGGLLVIGGISYAVWHSQPQGAVNILKVSGRIEGYETEIGVKRSGRIESIAMREGTAVKKGQELITMDDSDDQLLQDQLRGAEARIASAESDAQQAISDVERVEREIQEITSQINEAKLNVRQSQGDTQGRIEQAQSNVAAAKAQLLQAQAQVKQAAAEVNLAQINRDRYAKLVKEGAINQQQFDQAQTTLDTTIATLEARQAAVNAARQQLSAVEGALTQAKTTGFNPDIRNAQLTALFRKQQQSYAQLKSAQAKVKSAQAKVKDTQAAKQQILTQIADSKKDLNVLSPIDGVVTARSAEPGAVVNSQTKILTIVDPKTLYFRGFIPEGDIGKVRLGQTTKIILDSAPDKPLQGRVIAIDPQASFTPENIYFQKDRVRQVVGIRVEVTNPDGCFNPENPYAQSDVPCAKIGMPADAEIDLKAGGRRQEAGG; encoded by the coding sequence ATGACTCAGACTACCCCAATCCCGCCGGAAAGTCTTACAAATGTCCCAGTATCCAAGCAACAGCGACGCAAGAAACCAATTCCTTTACTGGTTGGAGGTTTGCTAGTCATAGGTGGTATTAGTTACGCAGTCTGGCATAGTCAACCCCAAGGTGCAGTAAATATACTGAAAGTTAGCGGTCGGATTGAGGGTTATGAAACTGAGATTGGGGTAAAGCGTTCTGGCAGAATTGAGTCAATTGCCATGCGGGAAGGCACAGCCGTCAAAAAGGGACAAGAATTAATCACAATGGATGACAGCGATGACCAACTTCTGCAAGACCAATTGCGTGGTGCAGAAGCTAGGATAGCATCGGCTGAATCGGATGCACAACAAGCAATTTCTGATGTTGAACGAGTAGAAAGAGAAATTCAAGAAATTACCAGCCAAATTAACGAAGCCAAACTGAATGTGCGCCAGTCTCAAGGCGATACCCAAGGACGAATTGAACAAGCACAATCGAACGTTGCAGCCGCTAAAGCCCAGTTATTGCAAGCACAAGCCCAAGTTAAACAAGCAGCAGCAGAAGTAAATTTAGCGCAAATTAACCGCGATCGCTATGCCAAACTAGTCAAAGAAGGCGCTATTAATCAACAACAATTTGACCAAGCCCAAACCACCCTAGATACAACCATAGCCACCTTAGAAGCAAGACAAGCCGCAGTTAACGCCGCACGTCAGCAGTTAAGCGCAGTTGAAGGGGCGCTAACGCAAGCTAAAACCACAGGCTTCAACCCCGACATTCGCAACGCCCAGTTAACAGCTTTATTCAGAAAGCAGCAGCAAAGTTATGCCCAATTGAAATCTGCACAAGCTAAAGTTAAATCTGCACAAGCTAAAGTCAAAGATACCCAAGCCGCAAAACAACAAATCCTCACCCAAATAGCCGACTCTAAAAAAGATTTAAACGTCCTCAGCCCTATAGATGGCGTAGTTACAGCCCGGAGTGCCGAACCAGGGGCAGTAGTTAATAGCCAAACAAAGATTTTGACAATTGTTGATCCCAAAACATTGTATTTTCGCGGTTTTATTCCCGAAGGTGATATTGGGAAAGTGCGTCTAGGACAAACAACTAAAATTATTCTGGATTCTGCCCCAGATAAGCCTCTGCAAGGTAGAGTCATTGCAATTGATCCGCAAGCATCATTCACACCAGAGAATATTTATTTCCAAAAAGATCGAGTCAGACAAGTAGTCGGAATTCGCGTCGAAGTCACAAACCCCGATGGTTGCTTTAACCCCGAAAATCCCTACGCCCAATCAGATGTACCCTGCGCCAAAATTGGGATGCCGGCTGATGCAGAGATTGATTTGAAGGCAGGAGGCAGGAGGCAGGAGGCAGGAGGCTGA